From the genome of Ooceraea biroi isolate clonal line C1 chromosome 10, Obir_v5.4, whole genome shotgun sequence:
CCCGATTCCACCAACGTCGCTTAACtttaactcactctttgtctctttctaaggcagATAATTAGGCGTTGGTGGAATCGGGCATTAAAGTTTCTCAGTACACTCGGTACGTTTGTGACAATTGAATCATTATTTGTTTTCAACTATTCGTTCACGCATTTTGTGTATTTCTAGATCGAAGATGGTGAAATTTTTGCGACTATTAATCAGAAGGATGGTATGGTAGTGTTCCACGACGATCCTGAGAAATACAATTCACCGCAAATGCTAGCAAACTTTGAGAAGGAAATGGCGACATGTACGGAGCTAGACAAGCGAGTAATGGAAATGGAGGAAGAAGTCGTCCTCACGCCGCAATACGTTCGTAAAGCTTGCGGACAGAACGATCAGGACGATCAAACCGCTGGGCCTGCACCAACGAATGTCACAAATGCGCAGAGTCAAATTAAACAGAATACTTATTCGATGTAACATATACATGTCGTTGTGCgttatctttattaaaaaaaaataatgaaaaatgatgtgtacgtgtatgatGGCAGATCTTGTTACGAATCAGGACTTACATTTGAAAGCTTGTTTTGGATGGTAATAGCAGTTAGAAGAATATCGTCGTGATCCACGCGTCGcctattttatagaaatatttaaagataagaGTTAGAGGGGTTAGattgtacaatatatgtatgtacgcgcgcgcacacaagCACACACATACGTTACAGAGATTTTGTTTcatcttatattaataaattataccatgatattaaattaattgttcatAATCCACAGCAAACATGATCGTTCACTTATCAAAATCTCTATAACgtgtataaattttcttatttatgtgAGAATTGAgcttatacatacataaatacatacataaatcatAACAATTTTTGTGAGATGGTCAGTTCTTAAGATGTTATTTTCACGATACGGTATGGATTTCTATGAAATAacagataatttattttacaaaacatGTCTCATATTGTTAGGTTGATCAATGTAGAGAAGGCAGATTCCATTTTATCAGACTTAACAATTACACGCAATAATCGTGGATTAGCATTAGGTTGGTGGAAAAACAATTGCGGTGTTTGCCATTAATTGAATGGCAAACAGCGCGAGTATTTTTGCACCAAGCTAATATTGATACATGATGGTATAAACCGTATAAACTGTCGCGTTTCTACGAAAACCTGTACGTCGATGTATATGTACGGAATACTTGCAAATGTTACATGAAACTAGGAATTGTTCACACTGTACGGACATCAGTATTCGCGATATCATTAAttacatgtttttattaaagaaaagcaAATCTAGTTATTAatactttgtaaaataaaaatattatttgagaCTGCACGAGATTCGATCTTACGTATACGGATGTGCATATCAATTAATTAGCAGGTAGAAAAAGATTCGAAACTGAATGTCTTATCTAAAtcgttttttatatatttgcaatattaaatatccttatataatgataattatataaggattatataaatattataatgcaatCTTCAGAGGTTCATACATTTTTAGTCTCTTGCAAGAAGAAATTTCCATGTAAACTATATAGCGcatcatacatatttaatttgcaTCAAAATTGAATTACCATGAGGCCATGCAATAATACaggttaataaaataataaatttttaagataaCAATTGACCGATTTCCGTGGAAACCATTTCATACATGTCTTCTATGTGCTTGGATCCATCGATGAACGTTACGGTCTCGCACAACTCGTTATTTCGTGCAATttcattttgatattttacataCTCGGGCCAGACCACTTTGTCGAAATATCCCGGCACGTCGGGCGGTTCGTACGTACGATCCTTTCTTCGTTCCCAACACTGCTCCTTCGTCAGCGTTAGAAAGTACTTGCGGTCGCACAAATCCGTGATAGCCTTGTGTTTAAAGAGCAGAAAGCCATCGAGGATCAGTATCTTCCTTCTCGAATCAGCCGCGTTTCTCCAGCGCGATTCAAGTATCTTCGCAACGTCGGCATGCATTCTCTGCATATCCAGACTCGTCACCAGCTCCCAATTCATGTGATTTAGTTCCTCCACTCTAACGTGACGCGGGTCATCTGCTGGCAAGAAGTAATCGTCCTGACGCACCATGACGGATCCTCGAAAATTTTCATGGATCTTGCTGGCCAGAGTGCTCTTTCCACTGCAAGTTGCTCCGGATACACCGATAACAATCCATTGCTTCGATGTCATTTTTAATGCGCCAAAAGTACTCAGGTTTACAGCAGTGCTCAGAGCAGAGAGGACACGATGTGGGATTCTTATGTAACGAGCACTTATCATGACTATCATCACGGCATTTACGTTCGCGCCATTCTGTACACAATGAGTCGTATGTGCATGTGTGAGTTATCTCTCATGTATGATGACGTATCACAATATAGTTGCCAATAGCCTGCTGCATGATGTGCAGATTTTCCATGCCCAGCAGTCATTCCACTTTGTCTGTTTTACCTAATGACAGATATGGTTTCACATGGTACACAGTGAAAAGTATTAAACCACCAATGAAAATTAAACCGGCACTCGCAGGAATCGTCAGGGCCAGATTGTGGGAGTAGAAGAGAGATCGCAATCTGTCATGGTCGATGAAAGGCAAGCCAATTACCCAAACGGTATAGTAAAGAAACGAGATCAGCGTCAATATCAATATCGCTTTTCCTCTTTGCCGATCGTTGTCAAACATAGTTAACTGCTTCTAGTTTACGTTTGAAGATCTGTACATTGCACTACTTGTATAATTCAATGTTACTCTTGGTACTCCTGTTCAAACTTTTTGAAATCTTCTTCAGTAAAGATCGTTTCTTCtggttctttctttttctctttcttcttataCCTTTCTCTTACAGCTCGTTGCAGCAACTAAAAgaacaataattttacaagttatttaaaaatgttccAATTCTGTGTTTGCATGAAGCTAAACGAAATCCATGAAgaatatagaaattaataaattatataaattactaaatttatgaaatacaaTCAGATTCTCATACATTACTCGCAGTTTCAGGCTTTAGTGAATAACTACTGAGTGAGAGAAGCCTTTTTATGTTATCGTCAGTAGGATCCTGCTGAGCAGCTATGTGTTTCTGAGTTTCATAAACGGTTTTGCTGGATTTGCTCAGAATGGTAGAAATATCTATAAGAAAACAAAATAAGAGTGAAActataatttgaataatttgttataattaatctaaaatcgtaaaagaaaataaacaaCTTGCATTCAGTTTAGATTGAATCAATATTAACCTATATTATCGCTTGCGGAATTGATCCTGTGTTTAGCAGGAATTAAATCCAAAACTCCTttgtatttgatatttttacatttcttcttccgcttttgttctgtaataattatatgtatgaaaCAGAAGgagattattttatacgcgTCTGACAATCAAGAGGCATACGTGTCGCAATAAACTAACCTCTACACAGACATTTCTTCTGATCTGTCACCGTAGATACTGAATTTTTGTGCGAAGCGTGAGCAGTATTCTGTCCGTTTTTCCGCGTACGATGCAGCTCCGTATCCCAAACCAATTCCAAGCTTTTATGAACGAGCGAATTCGACATTTCTTTAATGTCACGATACTTCAAGTTTACACAACaacgtaatttttattctaccttgtaatactatttaaaattatacattaaatcACTAACAAATCATCATATTTGAGGTTATCTTTAATAGCatgtgaaatttattaatatacgtGGGATCAGGGCACGGACTTGAAGGACGGAGCATTAAGCctattacacaatgcaaaggaacaggcaacaggaacagggaataaccaatcgcgttacacgatttgagtacggatgaccaaatcgagcaacgcgattggctattccctgttcctttgcattgtgtaatagGCTTTAGGGTTAGTGGTGGGCGATGTTCATTCGATGTTCGGAAAACCGATATTTTTCATCGCCGGATCTACAACAGGTGTAGTAAGCCTCAAGCCGtaagaaattgaccaatcacaGTCGATCTTTCTCCTCATATTCCACTGAGATTGGTTAATTTCTTACGGCTTAAAGCTTACTACACCTATTGTAGATCCGGCCTTATTGCACCATTGTGTAAACTCGTCGGTCTTGACTGTcatcgaagattataaatataggCTAGGGTCATAAAATCCCTAGATTTTTGGCTTCACATCTGgttgatgacatgaaactttattttgagatgcaattattatttcccaaactctaaaagtggtttcctaaactttcccaaacgattcccaaattattgaaatggaaaacaatgagaaatatcaaagattataaacgtttttccattatatagcctatagtcaaaaagtccCTAGATTCTGACTGCAGGTCTGATTGATGACTTTAAACTggattttgaggggaaatcattatttcccaaactctgaaaacattataggCGTATTTCCCGAATAATTTGGCGTTGAAataagcgaaaaagaaaattatttggaatgatgtctgctaactatacgctcaactaattttcattaattattaaaaaactattatttcccaaactctaaaagtggtttcctaaactttcccaaacgattgcaataaaaaaaaagatttatcatatttgtctgctaactatacggcgGTCTTAAAATGATCGACACCATCACCGGAATATAATCTTTTCTAGGACACAGTATATTAAACAATGGAACACCTTGGACCGTACCCCTTGTTTGAATAAAGGgcgatgtatgtacatacttGAAAGAAGTACATCGTCTGTCAAATTGTTTGAACAAATTTTATGATAGACACATGCATGTGTGTCACTTTGTACGTAAAAACCGACATATTTTGGATAAAAATTTCACTGACATGTAAGAGCGTCATTAATGAAGAAAGTGAGTGCGCAGGCACGTTTGTTTTTGTGTCGTGCAACCTCGTTTATTGCTACGGCCTACTGCAGTCTGCTACAGCTGTAGCTGTTGACAGCTGATATCGCTGATATGTGACAAACATGGCGGAATCCACGCATAGTCCGGAGGATGACCGACTCTCGTGCAAAATCTTGATTATCGGTGCTGGTATGGCCGGATTATCAGCGGCGAATCATCTGTTGAAGAACAACGAGAcggatttttttattgtggAAGCGCGCAGCCGAATAGGTGGACGGATCGTTACCACCCAAATTGGTACGTTCACGTAacctctttttatttttgcaatgtATTTAACGCTTCTTGTATATAATTGCTCTGTgatgtaacaaaaaatttgtgttaaagAACCCTGTAACGATAATAACAATACGTATACTAGTTGTCACTCGTCTCTGCACTTTTTCCAATGCTtttgaaatggaaaataaattttcgcacAAATGACTGAAATAAAAGCGATAATTATACACAAAATAATAGTATACAAAATTCAAGGGTaaactgttattttttgtaattacttttcataaatttctttctgtctttgCTTGATCTAGGTGATCAAAAGGTTGAATTGGGAGCAAACTGGATTCATGGTGTATTGGGCAATCCCATGTTCGAGCTGGCAATGGCAAATGGTTTAATAGATATTGTACACGTGCCAAAACCTCACAAAGTAGTGGCGGCAACGGAGGATGGTAAACAGCTGTCATTTCCTATCTTGCGAGAGATTTACGAGGCTTACATGTGCTTTCTAAGGCGATGTGAAGAATATTTCCTGAGTACATATACCCCACCGGATGATATAACCAGTGTAGGAGCGCACATTGCACTGGAAGCGGAAATATATTTGTCATCTTTGGCACCTGAACATCGAAGAATCAGGCAATTGATCTTTGATTGTCTGCTTAAGAGAGAGACTTGCGTTACGGGTTGCGACAACATGGATGAAGTGGATCTTTTAGAAATGGGCTCGTATGACGAGCTTCAAGGCGGTAACATCAGTCTTCCAAATGGTTACAGCGCTATATTGGAACCTGTTTCAAAGCACATACCAAAAGATCGTATCCTCACCAAGCACGTCGTGACAAAGATTAGGTAAATTTCTAGTGATCGTATAACGAATTCTGAAtgcaattttaacaaaatgtaGCGCGCATCatcgtatattattttatcgtggctttatgcagaaatattttaataaataagtattaaTATGATTTACTCGAGATACTAtccaataataacaatttatattattaatttataattaataatacgatGTGAATATTGTTGTTATTAGATACTTGTGAGATTAGATGATCAGTGCAGAGAGAgtatttcctctttcttttcagGTGGCAGGAACAGAAGCATCCCCATAATCCTGAAGCAGAATCCGATTCTACCTTGAACAGTCTCCTACAAGTACAATGTGACAATGGAAAGACGATCACCGCGGAACACGTAATATGCACATTACCATTGGGTGTTTTAAAAAGGACAGCTCAGGACTTGTTTGAACCGTCGTTGCCCGCTTACAAACTCGAAGCGATAGACAGACTGATGTTTGGTACAgtggataaaatatttctcgaatACGACCGGCCTTTCTTGAATCCTGGTGTGTCGGAAGTGATGCTGCTGTGGGACGACGAGCGATTATCCGAGCAGGAAAAGCAAGACATCAGCAAGACCTGGTTCCGAAAGATATACTCGTTCATCAAGATCTCGGAGACGCTGCTGCTCGGTTGGATATCCGGTCGTGCGGCGGAGTACATGGAGAAACTGAGCAGCATCGAGGTAGCGGAAGTGTGCACCACGATCCTCCGACGATTCCTCAACGATCCGTTTGTGCCGACCCCGAAGAACTGCCTGCGCACTACGTGGCACTCGCAGCCTTACACCCGAGGTTCTTATACCGCGATGGCTGTCGGGGCGAGTCAGCTGGACATCAAGAGCCTGGCCGAGCCATTAGTTCAAGAGAAAACGGAAGACGGAGTGTCCCGGATTCTGGTAGCCTTCGCTGGCGAACACACCCATTCGTCGTTCTACAGTACGGTACACGGGGCGTACCTGACCGGTCGCACAGCGGCCGAGTTATTATTGGGCGTTAAGCAGAGTGAAAAGCACGCGTTGAGTCTCAGCTGCGAGGACACTAGCGATCTCAGCTCGTGGATACAAGGCATTTCTTTGAATTAACGCAGGTTCACTCTCGTTCCTCGAAAGGCTGACGAAATGTCAGCGCGAAGAAGATTAGAAACGCTTTGCGAACGTGCATAGGCGTCGTATTCTATATTTTAGCAGCTACGCACGCACGTGTTCACGTTTACGCGTTATTACGTTTTTCTTTTGTACATATCGTAGCGCGAATCCGTTGTATCCACATTACGCGTTTCATgtaaatacacacacacgtaacACACGGTGCTTCTTAAGATTTTAAGACTTCTGCGAGAGCGCGTCTTCTGCGGCTGAGACGTGCCTCATCGCGCCGTTTTCATGCGTCCACTTTGTTTCACGAATTGACGAGGACGAGACCGAGCGGGCACGTTAGGAGTAAGgagtattcattattatcgcgcgcgcatcaTGTG
Proteins encoded in this window:
- the LOC105288085 gene encoding nicotinamide riboside kinase 1, which translates into the protein MIVMISARYIRIPHRVLSALSTAVNLSTFGALKMTSKQWIVIGVSGATCSGKSTLASKIHENFRGSVMVRQDDYFLPADDPRHVRVEELNHMNWELVTSLDMQRMHADVAKILESRWRNAADSRRKILILDGFLLFKHKAITDLCDRKYFLTLTKEQCWERRKDRTYEPPDVPGYFDKVVWPEYVKYQNEIARNNELCETVTFIDGSKHIEDMYEMVSTEIGQLLS
- the LOC105288084 gene encoding uncharacterized protein LOC105288084 isoform X1: MSNSLVHKSLELVWDTELHRTRKNGQNTAHASHKNSVSTVTDQKKCLCREQKRKKKCKNIKYKGVLDLIPAKHRINSASDNIDISTILSKSSKTVYETQKHIAAQQDPTDDNIKRLLSLSSYSLKPETASNLLQRAVRERYKKKEKKKEPEETIFTEEDFKKFEQEYQE
- the LOC105288084 gene encoding uncharacterized protein LOC105288084 isoform X2; its protein translation is MSNSLVHKSLELVWDTELHRTRKNGQNTAHASHKNSVSTVTDQKKCLCREQKRKKKCKNIKYKGVLDLIPAKHRINSASDNIDISTILSKSSKTVYETQKHIAAQQDPTDDNIKRLLSLSSYSLKPETAIAATSCKRKV
- the LOC105288079 gene encoding peroxisomal N(1)-acetyl-spermine/spermidine oxidase, with amino-acid sequence MAESTHSPEDDRLSCKILIIGAGMAGLSAANHLLKNNETDFFIVEARSRIGGRIVTTQIGDQKVELGANWIHGVLGNPMFELAMANGLIDIVHVPKPHKVVAATEDGKQLSFPILREIYEAYMCFLRRCEEYFLSTYTPPDDITSVGAHIALEAEIYLSSLAPEHRRIRQLIFDCLLKRETCVTGCDNMDEVDLLEMGSYDELQGGNISLPNGYSAILEPVSKHIPKDRILTKHVVTKIRWQEQKHPHNPEAESDSTLNSLLQVQCDNGKTITAEHVICTLPLGVLKRTAQDLFEPSLPAYKLEAIDRLMFGTVDKIFLEYDRPFLNPGVSEVMLLWDDERLSEQEKQDISKTWFRKIYSFIKISETLLLGWISGRAAEYMEKLSSIEVAEVCTTILRRFLNDPFVPTPKNCLRTTWHSQPYTRGSYTAMAVGASQLDIKSLAEPLVQEKTEDGVSRILVAFAGEHTHSSFYSTVHGAYLTGRTAAELLLGVKQSEKHALSLSCEDTSDLSSWIQGISLN